A window of Hemibagrus wyckioides isolate EC202008001 linkage group LG03, SWU_Hwy_1.0, whole genome shotgun sequence contains these coding sequences:
- the lbh gene encoding protein LBH: MTTCYPQVYRSVFVPCREMTEVMISSTPMEEIRLSPSKDRLTYQIFPDPSDSERCCKLKDRLPSIVVEATEGEVESGELRWPPEEFLNSQGEGDEEEDEDEEEEGMDRNVQQGQQTQRKD; this comes from the exons ctCCGTGTTCGTGCCGTGCCGTGAGATGACCGAAGTGATGATCAGCAGCACTCCAATGGAGGAGATCCGGCTTAGTCCAAGCAAAGACCGCCTCACTTATCAG ATCTTTCCGGATCCGTCAGATTCGGAGCGCTGCTGCAAGCTGAAGGACCGCCTTCCGTCCATCGTGGTGGAGGCGACCGAGGGCGAGGTGGAGAGCGGAGAACTGCGCTGGCCTCCAGAGGAGTTCCTGAACAGCCAGGGTGAgggagatgaagaggaggatgaggacgaggaggaggaggggatgGACAGGAACGTACAACAGGGACAGCAAACGCAAAGAAAGGACTGA